In a genomic window of Nitrososphaerota archaeon:
- a CDS encoding type II toxin-antitoxin system VapC family toxin, whose protein sequence is MKTVVDTYAWIEVFIGSECGEKAKEIIQKSEEVYTPDVVIAEVARKYLKEGVKEQTILERLATIEETSEITPIDKNIALESAKCYLELVDRAKERKLKAPSLFDAILLATARTLGAKLLTGDEHFKGIDETIWIGL, encoded by the coding sequence GTGAAGACCGTAGTTGACACATATGCTTGGATTGAAGTCTTCATCGGAAGCGAATGTGGAGAGAAGGCGAAGGAGATCATCCAAAAATCTGAAGAAGTATACACCCCAGACGTCGTTATCGCCGAAGTAGCCCGCAAATATCTGAAAGAAGGGGTGAAGGAGCAGACGATCCTCGAACGCCTAGCAACAATAGAAGAAACCTCAGAAATAACCCCCATAGACAAGAATATTGCTCTGGAATCCGCAAAATGCTATTTGGAACTCGTAGATAGAGCTAAAGAAAGAAAACTTAAAGCCCCGAGCCTCTTCGATGCCATACTACTTGCTACCGCAAGAACACTCGGCGCCAAACTACTCACAGGCGACGAACACTTCAAAGGCATCGACGAAACAATATGGATAGGGCTTTGA
- a CDS encoding type II toxin-antitoxin system HicB family antitoxin, with the protein MKFAVIVERDEDGYYIASVPELPGCHTQAKTLDELMKRVREAIEAYLEVEGVEPRQDVELTSLQFIEVLK; encoded by the coding sequence TTGAAGTTCGCTGTGATCGTTGAGCGTGATGAAGACGGATACTACATCGCTTCGGTTCCTGAGCTACCTGGCTGCCACACGCAAGCCAAGACACTAGACGAGCTGATGAAGCGCGTTAGAGAGGCTATCGAAGCCTATCTGGAGGTTGAGGGTGTTGAGCCCAGGCAAGACGTCGAACTCACCAGTCTACAGTTCATAGAGGTTCTTAAGTGA
- a CDS encoding type II toxin-antitoxin system VapC family toxin: protein MFYIDSNIFIYPVIYNEDAISESKNCKSFLLKIASGGVEAYTSVITWDEVTWIARRILGVEASVALGRKFLRFPNLKILGIRKTTILKAQEVMEKYRLRPRDAIHAATAIENKITTIVSYDRGFDSVSGLKRIEPQIET from the coding sequence TTGTTCTACATTGATTCTAACATCTTCATATACCCAGTCATCTACAATGAAGACGCCATCTCAGAGTCGAAGAATTGCAAAAGCTTCCTCTTGAAGATCGCATCTGGGGGAGTGGAAGCGTACACATCGGTCATTACTTGGGATGAAGTTACGTGGATCGCTAGAAGAATCTTAGGTGTTGAAGCCTCGGTAGCGCTGGGTAGAAAGTTTCTTAGGTTTCCAAACCTAAAGATTCTAGGAATCAGGAAGACAACTATCCTTAAGGCGCAGGAGGTGATGGAGAAGTATAGGCTTAGACCGAGAGATGCTATACACGCGGCTACCGCTATCGAAAACAAGATAACTACCATCGTAAGCTATGATAGAGGCTTCGACAGCGTTAGTGGGTTGAAGAGAATCGAGCCGCAAATTGAAACCTAG
- a CDS encoding VapB-type antitoxin → MSETTTIRVSKRTLRMLEKLRQKLGASTLDETIKLFISWQRRQRLEEAFGVDKGKIKPFEEEDRGEDRS, encoded by the coding sequence ATGAGCGAGACTACAACTATAAGGGTTTCCAAAAGGACATTGAGGATGTTGGAGAAGCTGCGTCAAAAGCTTGGAGCATCGACTCTTGACGAAACCATAAAGCTGTTCATCTCGTGGCAGCGCAGACAGAGGCTTGAGGAGGCATTCGGCGTAGACAAGGGGAAGATAAAACCATTTGAGGAGGAGGACCGCGGTGAAGACCGTAGTTGA
- a CDS encoding AbrB/MazE/SpoVT family DNA-binding domain-containing protein produces the protein MNLEIMRRVGQKGQIVIPKVIREFLAVGPGDAVILEVRGREVLIRPRVEPVKFVEDFCLTGWRKLGDKIDLEKLLEEEVEERFVLH, from the coding sequence TTGAACTTGGAGATAATGAGGAGGGTTGGTCAGAAGGGGCAGATCGTCATCCCAAAGGTCATTAGGGAGTTTTTAGCGGTCGGGCCAGGAGACGCGGTCATCTTGGAGGTTAGGGGCAGGGAAGTCCTAATTAGACCTAGGGTAGAGCCTGTAAAATTCGTTGAAGACTTCTGTTTAACAGGGTGGAGGAAGCTTGGCGATAAAATCGATCTAGAGAAGCTACTCGAAGAGGAGGTCGAAGAAAGGTTTGTTCTACATTGA